ttgttcgtgatcaacgaacaattagcatcatgttcgtacaaaaatatgaacatttacgaacattgCTTCTGGGAACACATATTTAAAACCTTGTTGCGGAGTCCAGCCCTTAGTATGATCTCATCATTGGTAgctacattttttttatgtagaGGACCTTTATGAAAAATATAAAGCTAAATATTCCTGGCCAGAAACCCTTGGCATTAGATAAACATTGCTGTTTTCCATTGTTCTTTATCATTCCCTGTAGATGTGCCATTTCATATTTAATCTCCAGATTTTAAACCACATGTGAGTAGCAATTCTGTTGAATGATCTTGCCAGTCATTTTACCACACACAGGTTTATTTTAGTGAATAATTGAGCAATTCTCCATTCCACGTCTGGTAACGTTATATCTGTGCCATAAAGAATACCATAAATCAGTCGTGATGAGCTTAATATCCAGTTACTTGCATCCCAATATATTTTCCAGCTGTAGCAAATAAGTAGTAAATCTTTTCATTGAGAGATTCCAGCACTTAAGATATAACACCCCATTAAGCTTTTATTGTGCATTCCTACCCTTTAATCTAGATAGGTGCTAGATGTCACTGCCTGTCTGATACAAAGACCTTAAAAGAGAAGTTTGGCTGTAGCTAAATTCTGACAGTGTGTAGGGGCAGAGGGGAAAATAAAAATCAAGGATTGTGTACCTCTCATTGTACCCGAGAAGCGCCACCTGACCGTCTTCAGGACCCCCGCTGGTAGGCACTTACCACTAAGTTGTGATGTTGTCACGACTTGGGGGGAAATGCCCATCCCAGCCTATGAATCacacgctcaaccaatcagtgactgcagcggcatccctccccagtcactaactggctgagccagtccatcagccaggtcgtgacgtcAACTCAGCTGGATATCTCGgagcctgacaggggtcctggagcGATGATCCAGTGCTGGAAAGGCACTGGGAGAGGTTAGTTAGTATCGTTtgttccccctttcccttgtACTTGAAATAAATTCTTGTGGCCAGAAATCTTCTATAAAGATATTACACTCACTATAAACATGTGCTTGTTGCAATGCTTAGCTCTAAACTGTACAAGTACTTATAGGAACCAATGCTGTTTGAAAGGCAATGGGTAGTCACACCAAATGTTGATGGGATTTACATTCACACTCTTCTGTTCATCCTGTTTGAATTATGTTAATTGATAAAACTATACTATGAACAGTAACATTTCTGAAAACATTCTTActgtgcagtattttttttttcaaacccttAGGCCAGGAATGAGGACTTCAGACAGACGCAGATGGAGCAGTAACTTGGGTCTTTGCGTCCACATTCAGACAGGACAGACACACTCTTGAACAATTCCAACAATAAGTCGGGGGAACTCACACACCCAGGACATGTGATAGGTCCCCTCTGTTGCTGTGGCTTAACGTCAGCACAGCCCCACTTCTGGACCCTATAGTTCTAGCTCTTCAGTTCTCACTTTTTCCATGTTAGtcattttacacacacagatatctgacagatttttgaagccaaagccaggaatggatttgagaaaaggATAAAGctcaatcttttctttatgacctgttctctctttatagtctgttcttggctttggcttcaaaaatctgtcagatatctgtgtgtgtaaaaagacccttagaactgtccagagtaggagatgaACCATCTGGGGTTTTGCACTGGTTCTggacagacagaggtggtagtagagagcactgtattaGACTGGAAGGAACTTTTATGGGACATAcagtacaacagctgataagtattaaagGCTTGATTACAAAAAAAAGAGTCATCTACAAATCTGAATACCATTCTGACACcaggagtacccatttaaagcaATTCAATATCAGCCAGCCTAGACATCAGTGCTCCACAATGGTGGAACTACTGATCTGATCTCACAAACGGCATCTTTATCATCATCTGATCCTGGAATCTCTAGAAACAGAGACTTGGGATATGTTCAATCCGAACTGAGTTTTACCTGAGTTGTAACTGGATTAATGCTGGTGAGATTTACCTTTACTATTTTATTCTTtcctttttatttcatttaaacTGTCTTACCTGTAGGTATATTCTGAGACATTTATTTTCCCTTTTTCTCCAGTTGTCTCTGTTCTGCTAGTCAGATTGACAGTATTTCCAAACAGGCAGTAGCGTGGCATTCGCTGACCAATAACTCCTGTCACAACTTCTCCTGTATGTATGCCAATTGTGATCTAGAAAGATAGAAATTTTGTAATTGCTGGGGAATTAGATTAAAATTATCAACCTGCCATGCTCAATAGGTAGCTATGGAGCCATTTCAGAATTTAACATGATAAAAGAGTTTATCTGAAGTTATCCGAGTATCTATGCTAATTGGCAGTGGCTTTAGAACTGTTACTTCCAGAAATCAGGTCCTTTTAGACGGCCCaatatggggccatctataaaagtaatggtgcgtttacacggaacgattatcgttcaaattttcgcaataactatcgcatttgagcaattatcggctcgtgtaaacacaggaaacgatcaagcgatgagcgagaaatcgttcattgtgatatttcaacatgttctcaagtcgttgttggtcgttcgctcaaaaattcgcagatcgcttcgtgtaaacagtctttcaaagattcaccctatgtgtgagatgggccttagcgatcttaaaaactatcgtaataacgatttttctaacgatttcaAACTATTTATCCGTCTAAAttctgatcgttatgaaaaccaaatagttgcttcaaaatcgttaaacgatcgattgggcgaaatatcgctttgtgtaaacggaccataagcaAGCGCCATTTAGTGAGATTAGCCCTCGTTTGCATTGCCTTCATAAGGTACAATCAATACTGTATaactgtattgtttgtgtggccatttaaatatacagtggtgccttggattacgaacataattcgttccggggccatgcttgtaattcaaatcactcttaaaccaaagcaaattttcccataagaaatcactgatatgcagaaaattggttccactccccgaaaataatgatttattattctgaataacgtaaaacagatgaaacaaacattcagaaacagcagaatatgtgatattataagttactgtacagtaatggggaggatgggaaacacaagggctgacagagactgcagggagcatgaaggaatgagcagggtatatgtgggcacagtatagcagcactctctgtccagggagagaggggttacagctatgaagagattacttccacagtcctgtcccctgatgtaagccccagcctgaagtggatctgctatgatttggaaggtgagggagacttccatggtcggagtacagtgctgaagaccccgctatgcagacccctccccctctcgcactcccacccagaaGGATTTGAAAATCATTCTCTAGTTTTTTTTGTCAACCAAACATTCTGAGTGACTATTTACCTGCACAGATTCCCCATCTACTTGAACTTGTCCTGCAATCTCCATCATATCTAAAGCCAAGTGACATATAGACCTTGCATGGTGGACACATGGCTCTGGAAGGCCGCTCACAGTCATATACTTGTCACCAACAGTTTCAaccttaaaatataaaaaatatatttcaagCTTCATGCAAATTTTACCTAAGCAAATTGTTTACTTAAGCATGAAAAGTGTATTAATTCAGCAGTAAAAACACATTATAGTCAATTACActttaaggcccagttcacactaagcaaaaacgGCAGAATTCCGCCGtgatcagtgtcctgcagtgagtgaatagAAAAGCGCGTGTGTGTCTGCTCCCAccattctccgctcaaagaattgacatgtcaattctttgagcggggaGGAAGCAGATGCGCGCGCCCTCCCAGTTACACACTGCAGGGCACTGAACATGGCGGGTTTCCGTGGCTCCGCCTTTTCCACCATATTTgcacagtgtgaactgggccttattGATAATAACTGTATTTCAATGGAAATAGTTTCAATGCCTAAATACTTTGAAATGTATTTCCATGGATTGAGTCCTTTTTGTAACAAATTCttttcatgtgacatcacacagaccccagtgttggtgtctgtgtgtgtgtttttatattttttttaaacaataaataaagaacATTCATATTTTCTCTGTAAACACTTCCCTTCTGTTTGTatatacttaaagaggacctgtcacccccggtgatggggtgacaggctcccaaccccccgttagagccccctatactcacctaatcccgccgggtcctgcttctggatccggtcgggtcacggagatctcagctgctgcagcccggtgcgtGCGCTcatcagatgagtccaacactcacagagaatgacaggagagtccagagctctgtcattctctatgagtgttggacctgagtcgcgcgcgccgggctgcagcagctgagatctctgTGTCCCGGCCGGATCCAGaaacgggacccggcgggatcacgtgagtatagggggctctaacggggggtcgggagcctgtcaccccggcacggggggtgacaggttccctttaaagagacattCATATACAAATGTATGTAATTTATATTTGTTGTTTAAACACTGCTATAATGGGACTGTACTGAAATATAATGGAGCTGACTGTGCTGttgttatttattatatataaaactttctagATCTGTCTTTGGCATTAATGAAGAAGTCCGTAGTGTGAAATACCTAACATAGAAAAGGAAATATCCTTTTCTAGTTCATCAACACAGTAGAGGAATTATGAAAAATAGTTCCATTCTAGCAGAAGGGGATGGTTACATTTAAGCCATCCAAATAATTGGTTTTGGTGGGATAGGCTAAATACTTTATATGTATGGGAGCACACGACTGTCTCCTATGCCATAATGTCAAGAAAAAGAACCATATGACATGTAGGATttcaaaaataattaaaaataaaaaccacTATCCAGAGTAAATGTATGTTTGAAATTGTGGGGGACAGGAGACGTAGCTTTTTTTCCCCAATAGCTCAAACTACAGATTATGATTAGATATAGAGCAATGTTGGACTCTAGCTAGTAATGGGTTTTTCCCTATCATAATCATTGACAGTTGTGAAACTAGTGTTACACTAGTAAGTGTTAAAAATGTTCAACTAATAgacataatatttatttgtatagcaccaacagattctacagtgttttttttttttttttaaataaacacacacacaatactgcggttatgtttacacagtacaaaattaaacaattaaaataaataaagacacaaaagtagtgagggacctgcttgcaagagcttacagacgAAGAGGACTGGGGGTAACACAAGAGGtagtaagtgctttatttgcgaTGGTACATGGAAACAAAAATGTGTTGGGTAAGCCAGTCACCCATCAATTTTTGCGTACaggtaaaggctgggttcacactatgtatatttcagtcagtattgtggtcctcatattgcaaccaaaaccaggagtggattaaaaacacagaaaggatctgttcacacaatgttgaaattgagtggttggccgccatttaatggcaaatatttgctgttattttagaacaacggctgttatattgaaataatggcagttatttactgttatatggcggccatccactcaatttcaccattgtgtgaacacatcctttctTGCATGGAACTGTCAGATACTTTAGGGTACGCTTAAAACTGAGTGTTGggaatgagggaggagatgtactgtatgggggggggggggtgtaaagaattgtggagagctttatgggttagggtgaggagtttgaactatGAATATTCTTTGAAAGTTGTGGTAATTCTCTATTTTTGAAGTCTATAGATTCATACTATAAAAGGAATCTTCTGAGATGACAGCCCTTAGTCAGTATCATTAACTCATTTCATACTGAACGCAAATAAATATCCTATTTATGTTGTATTTATAGGCATCTGAGACTATATTTGACACTACCATTCCTAAAGTAGAGCTAGTCTGGGCACAGCATGAATGTGATGATTCGATGCAAAGGAATGTGCCTACAATTTGTGCTACAGATTGTAATACAGAAGACGTAATGGAACTTCCATTACCATGGATATTATTTAAATGTGAGGGTCATGTATGATACATTCACTGCATAAGAGAAAACCGACTGATGGAGGGGATTTGTTTCTACTTAAAGAGATATTAATATACTAATGTATGTAATTAATATTTGTTGTTTAAACATTGCTATAAGgagactgtactgtaatataatgGGATGTTGTTGTTTATAATATATAAAACTTTCTAGATCTGTCTTTGGCATTAAAGCGGAAGTCTGGGGTTGGACATTGTTTCAAAAGtgtacctacctccccggctccagcactgaggTCCCCTGTCCTCCGCTCCAGTTTCCGTTTCCCGGGCCGCTACCTTGTCTGAGCAGGTacccaggttgtgacgtgtcagccccGCTTAGCCACTGGGCAGGCCCCCGCTATGGCCGATGAGTGGCTGAGTGGGGCTGACACTAGTGCATAGTGGACATTAAAAATCatattttttcacaaaaaaattcaataaGTATTTACCTTATAAACAAATGGATTCTTTCGGGAATCAGTTAAAATATCAAATCTTGTGTAAATGTCATTCAGAAGATTGACAATCTTCATGGCTCCTTCCCCAGAAGCATGCTTGCTGCAAAATGCATTAAATCCTACAATGCCACTAAACAGAATTGTGACATTGTCATATCGCATGGCTGGAACTGGGCGCTTATGTCTGAGTTCATTAGCAACAGACGGTGGAAGCACGGAATACAGCAGGCTGCAAATGAACAAAAGGACTGTTCTGAATTCTATTCATAATAAGCTGACATTGGTGAATTAGACAACAGTAAAAGGCTAACAAGTCATCGtccttgaaatggggtcattacATTTATTATGCCACCATAATTTATAATCATTGGTAATCCTATAGAATATCTTACGTATCAGTCTTTTTCTTCTCATCCTCCAGGGCCCTAAGGGTGTGCTGCAGGCGGTCAGTAAGTATTTCCAGTTCTTGTGTCAATTTATATTCTTCTCTAAATTGTTCTCCGAGAAGTACTAGGTCACGAGTAGCATCATggagggggatgtcactcaggtaCAGTCCTCTTCTTGTCAAATCATCCAAGTTCATCACGCTGTGATTAAGATTGCATCAATTCATCATTTTATTTTTCACTTAGGTTACTTGCAGGTATACATGCATGTAAGAATTTGTCCAGTGTATAACATGATCTTTTTTATTGGGCAATTTCCATATTGTCTTTTCTCTAGCAGCGGCTCATGTACACAACTTTAGATATACAGTAGCATAAAATCAATGACAGGTAAAATTAATAACATCTAAAAAAATGTATCTGGGGAGCAGAAAAGGTGTTACCTTCCCTTGCACCCAGTGATACTACTGTACATCCCTTGTGTCCTTTCAGAAAGCCATAAACAATTTAATGTATATCTTATTACCTTGGAGAGCAGAGGAAAAGAATGTTGTCGGCTTCTGGTAAGTAGATCATCTGTCCTTTTAGACGTAGACAGCTTATTTCGGTTAGAGTCAGTTCATCTTCGGTCTCTAATTTTTCCACATCGAGTAAACCTTCCTTGTAtcaaagtataaaaataaaataaattaattaatcaaaataaattaattaatcagCCCCACAACTGATTGGACGAGCTCTAGGAATTATGGTTAATTCCTTTCTCCTGCCCAttgacgctccagacagctaacatgtgcggctgccatgttttttgtgaatttccttaacacACCTGCAGCGAatcttgcttcgctcatctctagttaccactTTCACAGCTGCTCCACCTTTGCACTGAATTTAACTTTCACTGACATCTGAAGTGGAAAGCTTTTTCTGAACTTAACCAAGCTATCAACACTTTGCCGGATGATCTGTTATTTCATGTAGAAAACTGACAATAAAAGGTATTAAAAATTACAGCCACGAGCCAAGCCATATAAATGAGTTAAAATATGTTACATCCTTTTCCTCAATATTAAAGGAAATTCAGCGATTAAACATCTGACCATCACAATAAAAGGAAGGGACACTTCATTAAGGCCGCTTGGCACTTTGTGACATGTAAACATTCAACAGCAGTCTTGGGTTGCTATGATCCTATGTAGTCCAAATATAATCTTGCTGtatatttaaaaatgtattttccaTCTTGTTTTCCCTATGAGACATTTGAGCTGTGGGTAAGCATAACCTTATTAGGGAATATTGCTGCATGAAACATAGTATAAATGAAAGCtggctgttattattattattattattattattattattatcattatcattctAAGAACTCTTTTCCTATCTTTCACGGGGATCCATTTGTGGCTGTATGTgcatagaccaacaaaacacaacaactaaacttagggagaacagtgaaaaattgcaatggagtactcatttacgagtctccattgattgtcccatacaaaatttgaatatgcaaaaaaggggtccgtggagcctcagttacgagtctcaaaacatgggaatagccagatatccctctctccagagaaggaagcccattgccaaggggtgcctcctagtggggagagcaccaaaccaccctcgccacagagttagactttgacttgcaggggccaccctggtgtttccctatttaggtcccaaagctcgtaacagagtgaggagagagggatatctggctattcccgtgtatGTGCATAGACCACAGGTATAGcagtaactttaaaaaaaaaaacattgcagtaCAGTAGACAGGATGTGGACATGTAAAAAAATCTTCATAAAGGAGATTAATGAAAATTCTCTCACATTTCCAGCTGCTAGCCTGAATGAAGAAGgaaagcatatactgtatagggGAGCTGATTCTGACTTTTAGAGTAGTTAGTTTTAACTTACAATTGAGACCCTGTTGCCATGAAGGATGCCTTATGCCTGTTAATCTGACATTGATCTGTTCTACAATTTTCCTTTTACAGTTCTCTCCCAGCTCATAGAACCTTGTTTACAAATCTtttgtgtgcatatactagaggATGGATCAAGCACACTGCCACTTGTGGGGTCTTGGAGCAGACAGGAAGGCTCCTCTACTTTTCACACATCCTTaatcttctattttcccataCTCCACTGTAACATACTGTATTCCCATCCTTTTCCCTATGTATTCTGCTACTGAAAAACTTTTCTCTGTTTTACCATGTATTTACAAAAAAAGTTTGGGCAGTAATGCTGGGGGAGTTACACATTTCAAGCATAACTAATGTCacatatttctttttttcataAATTCAGAGTGAAAAATGTATGTGCAGTCATAACTAAATGAATTATGCTTTACCTTACTTCTCAGGACAAACACAGTGTTGATGTGAGACAGGATTCCATGAAAGCTTATGTCAATGTGGGGTCGTACCAAGGAGAACACTGACAGAAGGTTACAGTTTCCAGGCTGGAGCTATAAATTTGTGAGGAAAGAAACATTAATATTGATTATCCTTGTCTTACATAGTAGAAAGATCAGCACAGAGTAATGAACGTTTACAAATAAAACTAATTGGGTGTCTCGGGTGCCCTGaccctgtttttacttttttttttttttgctatacagGGGGTTTACTATTTGGTTGACTCTCTGCAATTTTCACAGAATTTTCATATGAGTGGAAAATAATAGGGGGCGAATAATAAGCTGGAGAGAGTAGGTGATTATAAGCTGCATAATTGCACCCCCAGCTTCATATTGACACCCCCTGAGTGTAACAGTCACACCACATTTTGCAGTAAGTCTATCTGACAATTCAGTGAAAAGCACATATAGTTAGCCAAAAAGTAAAATCCCTATGTGCCAGGAACCGTGGGAGAatataacaaaaaagaaaagctAAAGATTTTCTGGACTGACCACAGGTTCTCCATGGCCTCTATGGGTCACACGTTTGTCAGACAGATGTTCAGTTAAAGGAagtgatattctttccagtccggagagcaggagaggttttctatggggatttgcgactgctctggacagttccagacaaggacagagggggcagcagagagcactgtgtcagattggaaagaatacaccacttcctgtaggagaCTTAACAGCTGGACAGCAGCTAtttagtcctggaaaacttgagattttgtgatagaattaaattacaaatctctatcacCTTCTGGCAtatgttgatttaaaagaaagaaaatgtagCTGAACTATTCCTTTAAAAGAGATCTGAGAAATTTGGAAGTTGGAAGGttgattcaaaataaaaaaaaaaaaaaaaatcagatttatCCTGTCAAAGACAGGAGTACTTGCTCCTGTACTTACTGGGTGGCATGGAATAGCACCCTACCCAGCAAATGTGTGCCACTTGGAGCTAAGTGGTTTATGGTTTTGCTTTATGCTCATTTACTGGGCAGCAAGGCATACATTGTATATCTCACTGATCAGTAATTATAGGGGCAGGGGCTTCTTTACTTAGTTTCCATGGTGCCCTACGCTGATAAGCCACAGAAAAAATATACAGGAGTAGCAACTGTGTGAATGGCTGCACAGCGTACAGGAGCCACCTGTCTTAACCTATTAACgacacatgacgggtatacccgtcatgtggccgttaagagtaaacagagagggctcccggcgtgagccctctctgcagcgcgcggtccccggttgctaagtgcagccagggaccgcgtgtattagccggcgcggccgattgccgcggccggctaattaactattcaaatgccgctgtcaaagctgacagctgcatttgaatagcagctgtgccccctctccctggtgtccagtgggggatgtctctggtagcctagttgtcccccccatcagtcatgtccctggttgcctagtttttcccccccccccatcagtcatgtccctggtagcctagttgtcccccccatcagtcatgtccctggtagcctagttgttgtcccccccatcagtcatgtccctggtagcctagttatccccccccccccccatcagtcatgtccctggtagcctagttattccccccccatcagtcatgtctctggtagcctagttgtctcccccatcagtcatgtccctggtggcctagttatccccccatcagtcatgtccctggtagcctagttgtcccccccatcagtcatgtccctggtagcctagttgtcccccccccatcagtcatgtctctggtagcctagttattcccccccccccccatcagtcatgtctctggtagcctagttattcccccccccatcagtcatgtctctggtagcctagttattcccccccccatcaggcatgtccctggtagcctaattattcccccccccatcagtcatgtctctggtagcctagttatccccccccccatcaggcatgtccctggtagcctagttgtccccccccatcagtcatgtccctggtagcctagttgtccccccccatcagtcatgtccctggtagcctagttgtcccccccccatcagtcatgtccctggtagcctagttgtcccccccccccatcagtcatgtccctggtagcctagttgtccccccatcagtcatgtccctggtagcctagttgtccccccccatcagtcatgtccctgggatcctagttaacccccaaataaaaaaataaacatcccactcaccttacctccgctcccacgcagtccaggtcctcttctctcccaggtcctctgtgccggtcttctcctgcaggcggcgcgcgatgaaatgacgtcatcgcgcgcggcccgcaagagactaaagacacgcgccgctctgctggggaagaagccggcacagacagcatcctccggtgtccgccagctgtcacagacaccggaggatgcggtgtatgccggcttcttccccagcagagcggcgagcatcacaggggagctgcgagccgcgggccgcatcgggaggtctcaggggccggatgcggcccgcgggccggaggttccccacccctgctctattatatacacaggattgatctcaatgggagatcagttctgtgtatatagaagtcccccagggggcttcatattactgtaagggaaagttaaaaaaaagtgtttttattaataaaaagccccctccactaataaaagtctgaatcacccccttttcccattttacaaataaaaataaataaataaataaataaacatgtttgctatcgccgcgtgcgtaattgcccgaactattaattaatcacattcctgatctcgcatggtaaacggtgtaagcgcaaaaaaatcccaaagtgcaaaattgcgcatttttggtcgcatcaaatccagaaaaaatgtaatataaagcgatcaaaaagtcgcatatgcgcaatcaaggcaccgatagaaagaacacatcatggcgcaaaaaatgacacctgacacagccccatagaccaaaggataaaagcgctataagcctgtgaatagagcgattttaagggacgtatatttgttaacaatggttttaattttttacaggccatcagatacaataaaagttatacatgttacatatcgttttaatcgtaatgacttgaggaaaatatataacaactaagtttttccataggacacacggcgtaaaaatgaagcccccccaaagaaaaataattgcgttttttttttttcaatttcactgcacatataatttttttctggtttcgcagcatattttatggaaaaattcagcctgtcattgcgaagtacaattagtgacgcaaaaaataagggctcatgtgggtctgtaggtgtaaaatgcaagtgctatggccttttaagcacatggaggaaaaaaacgaaaccgcaaaaatgaaagttagcacggtccttaaagggttaaatgaggtTCAACAAGTAGCATTATCATGCTGATGGAGGCTAAAGCCAATAGGGAATACTTGGTCTGTCACATTATTTATGTACAGTAGATGCTACTAAACatgtcaaagtaacatccacatgaatgcTAGGACTTAGCAGAAGATCGCCCCCAGAACATCACACTGTGATGTGTCTGTGGATACATAACCGCATACACAGCAAACTGCAGTGCACTCTTTCTGACAACCAGTAGCCAGTATTTACTATTTAGTATTGTGTTACAGCAACTTTGGAGCCCATACTCTCATTTTTAGTTCACCTATATTGCTTCCTTGAACTTGTCTTTGTGCATACttaccactgtatatagggaacatCTCACAAAATAATTAGAATAAGCTATGGAATAGGTATGTAACAAGTATATAAGTAGTAGATATCTTAGACATTTCTGTAGTACAATTCACCACTTGAATGATA
Above is a window of Dendropsophus ebraccatus isolate aDenEbr1 chromosome 7, aDenEbr1.pat, whole genome shotgun sequence DNA encoding:
- the GUCY1B1 gene encoding guanylate cyclase soluble subunit beta-1; translated protein: MYGFVNHALELLVIRNYGEEVWEDIKREAQLDEEGQFLVRIIYDDAKTYDLVAAASKVLNLNAGDILQMFGNMFFVFCQESGYDTILRVLGSNVREFLQNLDALHDHLGTIYPGMRAPSFRCTDAEKGKGLILHYYSEREGLQDIVIGIIKTVAQQIHGTEIDMKVIQQRNEECDHTQFLIEEKDSKEEDFYEDLDRFEENGTQESRISPYTFCKAFPFHIMFDRDLVVTQCGNAIYRVLPQLQPGNCNLLSVFSLVRPHIDISFHGILSHINTVFVLRSKEGLLDVEKLETEDELTLTEISCLRLKGQMIYLPEADNILFLCSPSVMNLDDLTRRGLYLSDIPLHDATRDLVLLGEQFREEYKLTQELEILTDRLQHTLRALEDEKKKTDTLLYSVLPPSVANELRHKRPVPAMRYDNVTILFSGIVGFNAFCSKHASGEGAMKIVNLLNDIYTRFDILTDSRKNPFVYKVETVGDKYMTVSGLPEPCVHHARSICHLALDMMEIAGQVQVDGESVQITIGIHTGEVVTGVIGQRMPRYCLFGNTVNLTSRTETTGEKGKINVSEYTYRCLMSPENADPQFNLQYRGPISMKGKTEPMQVWFLSRKTAETEE